The Pseudomonas protegens genome contains the following window.
CGCTCGGCGTCCACCAGCTCATGCAGTTGCAGCAGGTCGTGGGGCAGGCGGCGGCGGATGTGCCCGAGCGCCTCGCCCATGGCGTGCTGGCCGGCCTCGGCCACCAGCAGCGCCAGTCGGTCGCTCAGGGGATGACCCAGGTGGCGCACCACCTGCAGCGTCAGTCCGGCCCGGGATTCGCGGCCGCGAATCAGCGGCAGGCACAGCAGCAACTGTTCGCCCTGCCAGCCCAGGAGAATCTGCAACTGCTGCTGTTGCAGGGCCTGTTCCGCGCCCCGCAGCCAGCTCAGGCGATTGAACGGCGTTGCCCCCTCGACCTGCTGGCGCAGTTGTTCATAGGCCCCGGCGGGGAAGTCTTGCGCGCCAAGGCTGGCGCACCATTGCCAACGCAGCTTCACGAGCGCTCCTTGTCATGGCCGGTGGCGGCCGGGGATTGGGCCAGACGACCGCGGCGCAAGTGCTGCAGACGGGGCTGGTGGTAGGGCCGGCGGCGGTGCCAGTGCAGGCAGCGCAACAGGCAGTGCACGTGCAGGGATTCGCCGACTTCCTGAAAGCCCAGGCGCATGTGCATCTTCAGCGCCGGCTCGTTGCGCACATTGACCAGGGCCCGGGTGGCCTTGAAGCCCCGTTCGCGGTACTCGTCCCAGAGCATCTTCTGCGCCAGGATCACCACCCCGGAGCCGCGAAAGGGCGGCGCGCATTCACCGGCGAACTGATACAGGCAGCCCGGCGGCAGGCGCATCCAGCAGCGGTACAGTTGATCGTCGTAGTAATCGCGCTCGCTGACCCAGACCATCATCATCACGTTGCCGTCTTCATCCAGGTGCGCGCTGCCGCGACTGCCCTTGTCCAGCAGGCCGCGAATGGCTGGCAACTGGGCCTTGAAGTACTTGTCGAAGGCCGGCAGCAGGTCCCGGGTAATAGGCACCTGGGGCCAGCGGCTGGGGCTGATGGGGCAGGGCACCGGCAGGGCCAGGGTGCGTTCCAGGGTCAGCAGTTCCCAGTGGTAATAGAAGAAGCGTTCACGCACTACCCGCAGGGTGCCCCGCAGGCCCTTGCGGCGGATTTTGGCCAACAGGCCGGTCAAGCGACTCATAGGGTGTTCCAGGTCAAGGCGAACAGGGTTTCACCGGGCAGCTGGAAGCTGGCCCGGCCTTGGCTGCACTGCAACTGGCCGGCGCGGGCGCGGCCATCGGCCCCGAGCAGTTGCAGGCTGGGGGCGGACTCGCAGAGCCGTGGCGCGCCCCCCAGATCGATGGTCTGCTCCCGCGGAGTCTTGGCCACCCCCAGCAGGCTGTGGCGCGGGCCGTCCCGCAGGGCCAGGGCATCCACTTCAAAAGCCGGGTTGTCCAGGGCCTGGACCTCGCCCAGCCAGTGTTGCTGGATGAACTGCTGGGCCACGGCCACCGGCTTGAGGCTGAAGCGCTGGGCATCCTGCTGGGCCAGCATGCCCTTGGGGTATTCCGGTTCGTCGGCGGCCTGGAACCAGTTGAGCATGTCCAGCAGGCCGTCCTGGGAGGCGTTGATCACCACCGAGGTCCACCACAGGGCGGCGTAGTGGGTGTCCTGCTGGTAGGGGCTCAGGTCCGGGCCGCTGGAGATATTGGTCTGGCTCAGCAGCAACGCCTTGCGCGGCCGGCCTTGCTCGTCCAGGCCCACCAGATCCGCGGCGGCGCGCACGCTGGCGCGATAGCGACGGGTGGCCAGCAGGTCGCGGATCATCCACTCGTGCCAGGCCAGGGCGTCGATGTCGGCCGCGTGCTCGGCCAGCAGTTGGCGGGCCCAGTCGATGCCCCGGCGCTGCCCGGCGCCGACGCGAAAGGGGCCGTCCAGCAGTCGCGAGCTGACCGGCATGGCGATGCGCACCCCGGCGGCCCGGGCCTCGGGGTTGGCCTTGGTGTGTTCCAGCATCCGCGCGAAATAGTCAGCGAACACCCCATAGCTGGGGTAGTTGAGGTTGGGTTCGTCGGCGAACGCCAGGTAGTGCAGGCCCTGGTTACCCAGCTGCACGCTGTCCGCCAGCCAGGCGTCGAGCCCGGCGAAACTGCTGCTGTCCGCCTCCAGCACCGCGCGGCGCCCGGTGCCGGCCAGCAGGGTGATGTCACGGTCGATGTTGAACGTCTCGCGGTACAGACGGCGGAAGCTCAGCTCCCGTCCGGGCTCCTGGCGGATCACATCGACGAAGCTGTAGAAGTTGGCCGCCCGTGGTCCCAGGGCCCGCAGCAGGTCGAAGGTCGATGGCGGCGGTTCGGCATAGGGCAGGGCGATCCCCAATTGCGGGCTCGGCCCGCGCCCTTGTGGCTTGAGGGTCAGTTCGACCCGGCTCGGGGTCCATTGCAGCGGGTGCAACTGGCGCAGGTCCTGGGCGAACAGGTTGGCGCTGCCGTCGAGCCAGAACGCCGCCTTGCCCGAGCCGCCCAGGGACAGGCGCCAGATTTCGTCCTGCCCGGCCACGGGCAGGGCAATCCGGTCGAACTGCCCGTACTGCGGATGCTCCACCAACGCCAGGCGCCGCTGCTCGCCGTCGCTCAGGCGCGTGGCCTGGAGCACGCTGACCCCGCCGTAATACTTGCCGGCCAGTTGTGCCTGTTCGCCGGCGGCCACGCGAAAGTACAGCTCGACGCCGCTGGGCACATCGGCGCTGAAATGCACCTTGGCCGGTTCGAACTGGGCCAGGGTCGAGCTGTCGTGGCTGACCTTGAAGTTGCGAAAGCTGTAGCCCGGCACCTGCAGCCGATAGTCGCCCCGGGCGGCGGGCAGCTGGACCTCGCGCTGGCCGTAGGGTTGATCGGCGCGAATGTCCAGCTGTTGCAGCAACTGGCCATCGGGTTGCAGCAGGTACAGCTGCTCCTGGTTGGCATCGCTTTGCCAGGCCGGGCTCCAGCGCAGTTGCAGGGTGTCGGGGGTGTCGACCTGCAGGTACAGGCTGCCGTCGCGGATATCGGCCCATTGCATGGGCGCCGCGCGCAGCGAAGGGGTCGCCGTGATCAGCATCAGGGCGAACAGGTAACGGGGTTTCATCAGGTCTTTTCCTTAGGGCGCAACCATTGGCGCACGTGGGCAATGTCTCCGGGCAGCAGAAGCAGGGTGCGGTACCAGGGCACGCCACTGAGCCGGCAGTACAGGCCGAGCATCACCAGGCTCACCGCCAGGTAGGCGATGGACGAGGCCAGGCCGGCGCCGACGATGCCAAGTGGCGGGATCAGCAGCGCGTTGAGCAGCAGGTTGAGCAGGGCGCCGCCGGCCAGCAGCAGCGACAGGCTGCCGGGGCGCTGCTTGCCCAGCAGGTCCAGGCGCAGGATGCTCGCGTAGCACAGGCCGAACAGCCCCGGCAGCAGGGCCAGCAGGGCGCCGTAGGCCGGGGCATAGGCGGCGCCGAACAGGGTGACGATCAGCCACTGGCCGATCAGCGCCATGCCCAGGCAGGCGCCGAGCATCACCGTGGCGGTCAGGCGCAAAGCCAGGGCGGTGAGCTGCTCGATGCCGTGGCCTTGCTGCAGCAGGCGCTTCATCAGCGGCGTGGTCACCGCCTCGGGAATGATCAGCAGCAGTTCGGCGGCGGCGCTGGCCATGGCGTACCAGCCGAGGGCGGCGGGGTCCAGCAGGGCACCGATAAACAGGTAGTCCGAGCGCAGCATCAACTGTTGCGACAGCACCCCGGGGTGGCTCTGGGCGCTGTAGCGCAGCAGCTTGCCTTGCTCCCCGGTCTGCCAGCGCAGGCGCAGGTCATGCCAGCGCCGCAGCCATAACACGCCGACCACCACCACCAGCAAGGTGCCGCCCAGCCAGCTGACCAGGGCCGCCGACAGCGGCTGGTCGCGCCAGATCCACCACAGGCCGACGAACAGCAGCAGCGGCACCAGGGATTCCAGCAGGCGCAGGGCGTTGAAGGCCTCGACCCGGCCGTCGGCGTTGTGCAGGGTCAGCAGGCCGCTCTTGAGCACGCTCAGCGGCACCGCCAGCAGCAACAGCCAGGCCAGGTCCCCCAGTTGCAGGCTCAGTTCCCAGTGGCTGCCCAGGGTCTGCATCAGGCACAGTCCGGCCAGGGTCAGCAGGCTGGCCAGCAGGCAGCCGTAGACCAGCACCTGGGTCAGCAGCAGGCCCATGGGCCGCTGGCGCGCGGCTTCATAACCGACGGCGGTGTTGAGGCCGCCGCTGGTCAGGGCCGCGATCAGGTCCGGCAGGGTGCTGAGCAGGGCGAACAGGCCGCGATCCGCCGGGCCCAGCAGGCGCGCCAGCAACACGTTGCGCAACAGGCGCAGGCCGATCATTGCCAGCCGCGTGCCCATGCTCAGGATCAGGTGCCAGAGGTAGCCGCCGCGCTTCATGCCCGGGCCCCTTGCAGCAGGCGCCAGGCCAGCAAGCCCGGGCGGGCGGCGCTGGCCTGGCTGACATCAATGCGTGGCAGGGCCAGCCACGGATTGCCCTCGGCCTCGATCAGCCCCGGACGAGTGCCCAGGGCGTAGCGATAACCCAGCTCGGCCACCGCCGCGCGGACCTCGGGATTGTGATCGCCGTTGGGGTAGCAATACACCCCCAGCGGCGCCTGGCAATGCTGCTGCAGGGCGGCGTGGGAGCGTTGCAGGTCGGCGCGCAGCGCCGGGCCGTCCAGGCGGGTGAGAATCCCGTGGCTGGCGCCATGGGGACCGAAGCGCACCAGCCCCGAACGCTCCAGGCGCTTGACCTGCGCCCAGTCCAGGCTATGCGGCGGGTGGTCGTCCGGGCAGCTGTCGGCCAGGGCCTGCAGGCTCTGCGGGGCCAGCCCCTTGAGGCGTTGCAGGTACTCGCCCAGCAGCCGGCTGCGGGCGTGCTCGGGGCCGGCTTGCAAAAGCGCCGCGGGCGGCGTCAGGGCCAGTGCCCGCAACTGCGCCAGCAGCGGTTGGGACGCGGCGCTGTCGGCCTGCCGCCACAGGGTTTCGCCGATGGACTCCCACCAGAAGCCCTGACGGCTGCCGATGAAGTCGGTGGACAGGAAGATGCTCGCCGGCATCTCGTAGCGCTCCAGCAACGGGTAGGCGAGCTCGGCATTGTCGCGCCAGCCGTCGTCGAAGGTCAGGGCCAGCCTGGGCCGCGCGCCACCGGGGTATTCCAGCAGATGCTCCAGGGGCACGCAGTCGAAGTGCCGCCGCAGCCAGCGCAGCAATTGCTCGAAGTGCTGCTGGCCGACGCACAGCGGGGCGCGATGGGGCAGGCTGGCGGCGCTGCCGTCGGCCAGCACCCGGTGCAGCATCAGCACCACGCCGGCGTCGCTCAGGCGCACCCGGGCCAGGCTGTGCAGGTAAGCGCTGCCGAGCAGGCGCTTGAGGGATTGCTTGAGGTTCATGTCAGCGATTCTGTTGTGGGTTCCACAGGGCGTAGCGCCGCCCGCGGAGAAACTGCCAGAGGCCCATGCTCATGCCGGCCAGGGTCACCAGCACGAAGCCGGCGAGACGAAACACCTTGGGCAGGCGCCCGCGCCGGTCCAGCAGGCCCAGCAGCCCGGCGCCGTAACCCAGCAACTGGGCCAGCAGGCACAGGCTGTAGAAGACCCCGGCGTTCCACAGCCACAGGTTGCTCAGCAGCAAGGGCAGCAACAGCACCGGGGCCAGGCGGCGGATCAGCTTGTGGCTGATCAGGGCGATGGCGTAGGCGCCGTGGCGCAGCGGGTTCATCAGCTCGCGGCGCTGGGCCAGGCTCTGCAGGCCGCCGACCGTGACCCGCAGGCGCCGGCGATACTGCTTGTCGGCGTCGTCCACGCCCTGGTCCAGGACCTGGGCCTCTTCGACATAGACGATGCGCTTGCCCGCCACCGGGGCGCAGGTGCTGATGAAGAAGTCGTCGTTGACCTCGGCGGGAATGCGCTGGAACAGCTCGCGGCGCAGGGCCAGCAGCGCGCCGTCGGCGGACACCATGCAGCCGGTGCGGTTCTCGGCCTGGCGCAACCAGGCTTCGTAATGCCGGTACAGGCTGTCGCCCAGGCTCAGGTTGTGCCCCGGGTTGGGGATGATCATGTGCCCGCCGCAGGCGCCCACTTGCGGGTCGGCCAGGGGCGCCAGCAGCTTGCCCAGGGTGTCGCCGGACCATTGGTTGTCGGCGTCGGTGAACACCAGGATGTCGTTGCGCGCTAGCTCCACCGCGGTGTTCAGGGCCCCGGCCTTGCCCACCCGGGGCAGGTCCAGGACCACGATCCGCGAGTCGCGCACGGCCAGGGCGGTGGCCACGGTGTCGTCGCTGGAGCCGTCGCTGGCGAGGATGATCTGCAGGTCCGTGGCCGGGTAATCCTGTTGCAGCAGGGTGCGCAGCTTGTGTTCGATGTGCGGGCCTTCGTTGTGGGCGGCGATGATCACGCTGACCGACAGCGGCTCACCCGCCTGCAGCGGGCGCGGACGCACGAACAGGCTGAGCAGGGCCAGCAGCAGCGGGTAACCGATCCAGGCATAGAAGGGCAGGAGCAGGCACAGCCAGAAAAGGGTCTTAGCCACGGTCAGGTCTCACGGCAGTACGGTTGAACAGACCCTGCACCAGGACCACGGCACCCAGGTGCAGGCGCACCCCGTGCAGCAGCCAGAGTTGCAGGACGAACAGCGGATCGCGTTGGCGCCAGCCCTGACGCAGGGCCAGCAGCAGCGGCGCCAGGGCGCCCAGCAACAGACACAGGGCGGCCGCCCCCGGCCGGCCCGCGACCAGGGCCAGCAGCGCCGCCGCGCTGAGCAGGGCGCAGGCCAGGCACAGCAAGGGGAAGCGCAACAGGCGCACATTCAGTCCCGCTGCCTTGAGCAACTGCCCGTGGCTGCCCTGGCGCCAGCGTTCCTTGCCGGCCCATTCGCCCCAGCTGCCTTCAAAGCCCCAGTGCAGCACCTGGGGCTCGGGCAGGCTGATCTGACGGGCGCCGGCGGCGTGCAGGCGCAGGCCGAAATCCTTGTCTTCGCCGGTGCGCAAGCGCTCGTCGAAACCGCCGACCCGCTCGAACCAGGCCCGCTGCAGGCACAGGTTGGCGCTGGGCAACCATTGCCGTTGCCGGGCCTGACGGCCGCCGGCCAGGCTGCGTCGTTGCCAGGCCCGGGCGAACCAGGGCGCGCAGCGCGGCGCGGCGCAATCCAGGGCAAAGACCTCGGCCCGCTGCTCGGCCAGGACCTGCTGCCAGAGTTGCAGCCAGTTGCCGGGCACCTCGATGTCGGCGTCGACGAACGCCAGGCAATCGCCGGTGGCCACCGCGGCGCCGCGATTGCGCAGGGCGCCGATGCCGATCCCCGGGCACAGCAGCACCCGCGCCCCCAGCTCGCGGGCGCGTTGCGGCCCCTGGTCGGTGGAGCCGTTGTCGACCACGATCAACTCGTAGTCGATGGCCGCGACCCGGGCCGCGAGGATCACGCTGTCCAGGGTGCGGGTGATGTGACGGGCCTCGTTGTACATGGGCACGATCACGCTGATCCTTTGCATCTTTGCCTCCCTTGGCCAGGTTTGCATTTATGAGGTGGGCAGCGGATCTGCTTCGGCTTCGAGCCGCAGCACGCTGGACAGGGCCAGGAAGATCCACAGGTACTTGTGGTTGGGCGCGCTGAGAAACAGCAGGAACACCGCCAGCGCCAGCAGGCTCAGGCCCAGGTGGGTGGCGATGTCGGCCTGCTCGCGCTGGCCTCGGGCGAGAAAGCCCTGGCGCGCCCGCTCGAAGTTGCGCAGACCCATGAGCATCAGCGCCACGAAACTCAAGCCGCCGGGAATCCCCAGCTCGCTGAACAGCTCCAGGTAGGTGTTGTGGGCCCGACGGAACAGGTCCGGCTCGTTCATGTTTTCCGAGAAGCTGCTGGCGAAACCGGTCTGCGCGTAGTGGATCGGGAAAGTGCCCAGGCCCGAGCCCAGCAACGGGTTGTCGCGGATCATCTGGCCGCCCACCACCAGGTAGGAGGTGCGCCGGCCCAGGGAGGTGTCCGCCGAATGGGCGCCGGACTTGAGCAGGCTCAGGGACTGGATGCGCGCCACATAGTCCGCCGGCAGCACGGCGATCCCCAGGGGCACGACGATCGCCACGGCGAACATGGCGAACCCCAGGTGCTTGGGCCGCAGGCCCTTGAGCCGCTCGCGGTAGTGCCAGGCGCCGATGACGAGGGTGAACAGCACCACCAACAGGCCCGAGCGCGAGTCGGTCTTGGTCATCCCGGCCATCAGGGTCAGGCTGATGCCGACCCAGAACAGCCGCACCGGCCA
Protein-coding sequences here:
- a CDS encoding glycosyltransferase, which gives rise to MAKTLFWLCLLLPFYAWIGYPLLLALLSLFVRPRPLQAGEPLSVSVIIAAHNEGPHIEHKLRTLLQQDYPATDLQIILASDGSSDDTVATALAVRDSRIVVLDLPRVGKAGALNTAVELARNDILVFTDADNQWSGDTLGKLLAPLADPQVGACGGHMIIPNPGHNLSLGDSLYRHYEAWLRQAENRTGCMVSADGALLALRRELFQRIPAEVNDDFFISTCAPVAGKRIVYVEEAQVLDQGVDDADKQYRRRLRVTVGGLQSLAQRRELMNPLRHGAYAIALISHKLIRRLAPVLLLPLLLSNLWLWNAGVFYSLCLLAQLLGYGAGLLGLLDRRGRLPKVFRLAGFVLVTLAGMSMGLWQFLRGRRYALWNPQQNR
- a CDS encoding glycosyltransferase yields the protein MQRISVIVPMYNEARHITRTLDSVILAARVAAIDYELIVVDNGSTDQGPQRARELGARVLLCPGIGIGALRNRGAAVATGDCLAFVDADIEVPGNWLQLWQQVLAEQRAEVFALDCAAPRCAPWFARAWQRRSLAGGRQARQRQWLPSANLCLQRAWFERVGGFDERLRTGEDKDFGLRLHAAGARQISLPEPQVLHWGFEGSWGEWAGKERWRQGSHGQLLKAAGLNVRLLRFPLLCLACALLSAAALLALVAGRPGAAALCLLLGALAPLLLALRQGWRQRDPLFVLQLWLLHGVRLHLGAVVLVQGLFNRTAVRPDRG
- a CDS encoding GNAT family N-acetyltransferase: MSRLTGLLAKIRRKGLRGTLRVVRERFFYYHWELLTLERTLALPVPCPISPSRWPQVPITRDLLPAFDKYFKAQLPAIRGLLDKGSRGSAHLDEDGNVMMMVWVSERDYYDDQLYRCWMRLPPGCLYQFAGECAPPFRGSGVVILAQKMLWDEYRERGFKATRALVNVRNEPALKMHMRLGFQEVGESLHVHCLLRCLHWHRRRPYHQPRLQHLRRGRLAQSPAATGHDKERS
- a CDS encoding lipopolysaccharide biosynthesis protein — encoded protein: MKRGGYLWHLILSMGTRLAMIGLRLLRNVLLARLLGPADRGLFALLSTLPDLIAALTSGGLNTAVGYEAARQRPMGLLLTQVLVYGCLLASLLTLAGLCLMQTLGSHWELSLQLGDLAWLLLLAVPLSVLKSGLLTLHNADGRVEAFNALRLLESLVPLLLFVGLWWIWRDQPLSAALVSWLGGTLLVVVVGVLWLRRWHDLRLRWQTGEQGKLLRYSAQSHPGVLSQQLMLRSDYLFIGALLDPAALGWYAMASAAAELLLIIPEAVTTPLMKRLLQQGHGIEQLTALALRLTATVMLGACLGMALIGQWLIVTLFGAAYAPAYGALLALLPGLFGLCYASILRLDLLGKQRPGSLSLLLAGGALLNLLLNALLIPPLGIVGAGLASSIAYLAVSLVMLGLYCRLSGVPWYRTLLLLPGDIAHVRQWLRPKEKT
- a CDS encoding O-antigen ligase family protein; protein product: MIAAPFLGLLLGLASLLLLASPWPFLAPLVVLGLVGLAVLYRRPGWGLLGICALVPFEGLFKDSAFSGAKLLGASLILIMLFKLLLRQIPDTRLRSNLWRALGPFLLCLLLSLLYSENLLVSLDSLRELAVGLVLFFVTLLIARETHLLMLCRLLAVSVAITCVIALISAKYQVGGRAIGLLQDANYFALLIAMAVPPAILLALRSPHWPVRLFWVGISLTLMAGMTKTDSRSGLLVVLFTLVIGAWHYRERLKGLRPKHLGFAMFAVAIVVPLGIAVLPADYVARIQSLSLLKSGAHSADTSLGRRTSYLVVGGQMIRDNPLLGSGLGTFPIHYAQTGFASSFSENMNEPDLFRRAHNTYLELFSELGIPGGLSFVALMLMGLRNFERARQGFLARGQREQADIATHLGLSLLALAVFLLFLSAPNHKYLWIFLALSSVLRLEAEADPLPTS
- a CDS encoding polysaccharide deacetylase family protein produces the protein MNLKQSLKRLLGSAYLHSLARVRLSDAGVVLMLHRVLADGSAASLPHRAPLCVGQQHFEQLLRWLRRHFDCVPLEHLLEYPGGARPRLALTFDDGWRDNAELAYPLLERYEMPASIFLSTDFIGSRQGFWWESIGETLWRQADSAASQPLLAQLRALALTPPAALLQAGPEHARSRLLGEYLQRLKGLAPQSLQALADSCPDDHPPHSLDWAQVKRLERSGLVRFGPHGASHGILTRLDGPALRADLQRSHAALQQHCQAPLGVYCYPNGDHNPEVRAAVAELGYRYALGTRPGLIEAEGNPWLALPRIDVSQASAARPGLLAWRLLQGARA